GTCCACGGCTTTGCCCTCGCTCTCTACGATCCCCTGCTGAAATTCACCTTTCTGGATTATATCGCCGTTCCGGGGGCAGAAGCGGGCGGAGGCCTGGGAGGAATACTCTACGAAAGGGTGCGGAAGGAAGCCCTGGACCTCGGGTGCGTGGGGCTGTTCTTCGAGTGCCTTCCCGACGACCCGGAACTCTGCCGGGACGGGGAGACCAGGAAGCAGAATGCCGCCCGGCTGCGTTTCTACGAGCGGTACGGCGCTGTTCCCGTGGCGGGGACGAAGTACGAGACGCCCCTGGAGCCGGGAGGGGACAACCCTCCCTATCTGGTCTTCGACGGCCTGGGAAGGCAGGACCCCCTGAGGAGGGAAAAGGCCCGGCTCATCGTCGCCGCCATCCTCGGGAAGAAATACGGAGATCTCTGCCCGCCCGAGTATATCAGGATGGTCATGGACTCCTTCCGGGACGACCCGGTGAAGCTCCGTCCCCTGAAGTACGTGACCGCCCCGGAACGGACCGCCGTGGCCGCGGCCCTTCCCGAGAGCGAGCGGGTGGCCCTTTTCGTCAACCGGGACCATGCCATCCACCACGTCAGGGAAAGAGGGTACGTGGAGTCTCCCGTCCGGGTGGAGGCTATCCTCCGGGAGATCCTCCCCTCGGGGCTCTTCACCGAAAAGAAGGCCCGCCATTTCGGCGAGCGGCATATCCTGAAGGTCCACAGCGCCGTCTTTTTCTCCTACCTCAGGAAGGTCTGCATGGCCATGCCGGAGAAGGAGTCCGTCTACCCCTATGTTTTTCCCGTGCGGAACGCGGCCCGGCCCCCCCAGGACCTCTCCGTCCGGGCAGGGTACTTCTGCATGGACACCTTTACCCCTTTGAACAAAAACGCCTTCCTCGCCGCCCTGGGAGCGCTGGACTGCGCCCTGTCGGGCGCCCAGGCCCTTGCGGAAGGACGGCACCTGGCCTACGCCCTGGTGCGGCCCCCCGGGCACCACGCCGAGCGGCGCCTCTTCGGGGGCTTCTGCTACCTGAACAGCGCGGCGGCGGCGGCCGAGTACCTCTCGGCCTTCGGCAGGGTGGCCATGCTCGACATCGACTACCACCACGGCAACGGGCAGCAGGATATCTTCTACGGGAGGAGCGACGTCCTCACCGTCTCCCTCCACGGGCACCCCCGGTTCGCCTACCCCTATTTCTCGGGGTTCGAGGACGAAAAAGGAGAAGGGGAAGGCCGGGGATTCAACCTCAACCTTCCCCTTCCCGAACATCTTTCGGGGCAGGAATACCTTGACGCCCTTCGAAGGGCGTCAAGGAGAATAGCAAACCACGGAGCCCGCTTTCTCGTCGTTCCCTTCGGAGGGGACACCTGCAAAAAAGATCCAACGGGAACCTGGAGCCTCGCCGCCAGGGATTTCGAAAACAACGGAAAACTGATCGGCGGCCTGGGGCTTCCCGTCCTCGTGGTCCAGGAAGGGGGCTACAACACCCGCCTCCTGGGAGAGAACGTCCGGTCCTTCTTCAAGGGGCTCTTTGAAGCGTCCCGATCCGCCGGGGCTAGGCTATGGTCACCTGCTTCTCGAGATAGACGTCCTGCACCGCGTGGATGACCTCCACGCCCTCCTTCATGGGGCGCTGGAAGGCCTTCCGGCCGAGGATAAGTCCCATGCCTCCGGCTCTCTTGTTGATCACCGCGGTCTTCACGGCTTCGGCGAGGTCGTTGGCTCCCGATGCGCCGCCGGAGTTGATCAGTCCCGCCCTGCCCATGTAGCAGTTCGCCACCTGGTACCGGGTCAGGTCGATGGGATGGTCGCTCGAAAGTTTTTCGTAGACCGCCTTGGCCGTCTTGCCGAACTTCAGGGCGGAGAATCCGCCGTTGTTCTCGGGGAGCTTCTGCTTGATGATATCGGCGCCGATGGTTACCCCGAGGTGGTTTGCCTGCCCCGTGAGGTCGGCGGCCACGTGGTAGTCCTTTTCCGCCGTCTTGAAGGCGCTGTTCCGCAGGTAACACCACAGGATCGTGGCCATGCCCAGGCTGTGGGCGATCTCGAAGGCCGTGCTGATCTCCTGGATCTGCCGGGTGGATTCGTCGCTGCCGAAATAGATGGTGGCTCCCACGGCAGCCGCTCCCATGTCCCGGGCCTGTTCCACCGAGGCGAAGAGGATCTGGTCGTACTTGTTGGGGTAGGAGAGCAGCTCGTTGTGGTTGATCTTCATCACGAAGGGGATTTTGTGGGCGTATTTCCTGGCCACCGACGAGAGAACTCCCAGGGTGCTGGCTACGGCGTTGCATCCGGCCTCAAGGGCGAGCTTCACGATATTCTCGGGGTCAAAATAGATGGGGTTGGGAGCGAAGCTGGCCCCGGCGGAGTGCTCGATTCCCTGGTCCACGGGGAGGATGGAAAGATACCCCGTTCCGGCCAGCCTTCCCGCGCCGAAGAGAGCCTGCATGGACCGCATTACCGGAATGGAGCGGTCGGAGAGCGCCGTCACCCTGTCCACAAAATCAGGTCCCGGTATGGTGAGCATCTCCCGGCCTATGGTTCCGCATGTGTGCCCGAGCAGATATTCCGCCTCGTTTCCAAGCAGCTGCTCGATCTGTTCCAGAGTGTTCATGGATCTGCCTCCTTCTCAATCGGTAATGATAAGGGTACAATCAAAACTGACCCTTCTTTCCTTCATGCATTGTACCCGAGAATGGAGTATCTGGGAACAATAGGACGGGAAAGGAGCGATAAAGGCAGAATACAACCGGAGGTGCACTGCATGAAACCCGAAAAGGGAAAAACGGTCGTCGGATTCGCAGGTCTCGGAGTCATGGGACACAGCATGGCGGGACACATCATGAGGGGCGGCTACGACCTGCTCGTCTACAACAGGTCGAAGGCGAAGGCCCTGGACATGCTGACCCAGGGGGCAGTGTGGAAAGACGACATTCATTCCCTGGCGGAAAAAAGCGACGTGGTCATCACCATGGTGGGTTTCCCCG
Above is a genomic segment from Aminivibrio pyruvatiphilus containing:
- a CDS encoding histone deacetylase family protein — protein: MFRIRRIFDDLSPANGKALARIGEILKEQFPGARPGEAESIPEKLRNQLKYGFQTILFAAEKGAGKVHGFALALYDPLLKFTFLDYIAVPGAEAGGGLGGILYERVRKEALDLGCVGLFFECLPDDPELCRDGETRKQNAARLRFYERYGAVPVAGTKYETPLEPGGDNPPYLVFDGLGRQDPLRREKARLIVAAILGKKYGDLCPPEYIRMVMDSFRDDPVKLRPLKYVTAPERTAVAAALPESERVALFVNRDHAIHHVRERGYVESPVRVEAILREILPSGLFTEKKARHFGERHILKVHSAVFFSYLRKVCMAMPEKESVYPYVFPVRNAARPPQDLSVRAGYFCMDTFTPLNKNAFLAALGALDCALSGAQALAEGRHLAYALVRPPGHHAERRLFGGFCYLNSAAAAAEYLSAFGRVAMLDIDYHHGNGQQDIFYGRSDVLTVSLHGHPRFAYPYFSGFEDEKGEGEGRGFNLNLPLPEHLSGQEYLDALRRASRRIANHGARFLVVPFGGDTCKKDPTGTWSLAARDFENNGKLIGGLGLPVLVVQEGGYNTRLLGENVRSFFKGLFEASRSAGARLWSPASRDRRPAPRG
- a CDS encoding class I fructose-bisphosphate aldolase; translation: MNTLEQIEQLLGNEAEYLLGHTCGTIGREMLTIPGPDFVDRVTALSDRSIPVMRSMQALFGAGRLAGTGYLSILPVDQGIEHSAGASFAPNPIYFDPENIVKLALEAGCNAVASTLGVLSSVARKYAHKIPFVMKINHNELLSYPNKYDQILFASVEQARDMGAAAVGATIYFGSDESTRQIQEISTAFEIAHSLGMATILWCYLRNSAFKTAEKDYHVAADLTGQANHLGVTIGADIIKQKLPENNGGFSALKFGKTAKAVYEKLSSDHPIDLTRYQVANCYMGRAGLINSGGASGANDLAEAVKTAVINKRAGGMGLILGRKAFQRPMKEGVEVIHAVQDVYLEKQVTIA